The following are encoded together in the Serratia odorifera genome:
- a CDS encoding PTS transporter subunit EIIC, whose amino-acid sequence MAKFGARLHDFGKGLMMPISVIAAAGIFLGVAAAMQNPAVVGESFSQMALPQLVIGFIRNIAGALFANLPLFFAVAAAIALAKDEKPTAAFAAVIGFLTMHMGISYSLLSQGITAQTTTPAYLTAHGMGRTEALMYSAEFSATLGIFSYQMSVLGGVIAGLITAFLHNRYYTIVLPTAINFFGGRRFVPIVTVLVMPLVGIALSLIWPTIGAGIAWIGRLIGHSGIYGTFVYAFTERILIPTGLHHILNETVRFTPIGGVSPPFHGESIVGALNIFNTALANPGAFTDQVVRGATRFLAQGKIPVMMFGMPAAALAIYHCARPEHKKRVKALMMAGALASFTTGITEPLEFTFIFVSPLLFVFHAIMSGLSFALMQLFGVMIGNVQGGAIDFLVFGVLGGSQTAWWYPLLLGAIYFPLYYFTFRLVITRMQVKTPGREDDDSASPPEVVVAPNEQVARIIVGLGGKENIQLVDCCFTRLRVKVVNMDDIDDEALMASGASGIKRASDEDIQVIYGLQVEKIANQVKQALA is encoded by the coding sequence ATGGCTAAGTTTGGTGCCAGGCTTCATGATTTTGGCAAAGGATTGATGATGCCCATTTCGGTGATTGCCGCCGCGGGCATTTTTCTTGGCGTGGCCGCGGCGATGCAAAACCCGGCGGTGGTCGGCGAGTCGTTTAGCCAGATGGCGCTGCCGCAGCTGGTGATTGGGTTTATCCGCAACATTGCTGGCGCGTTGTTTGCCAACCTGCCGCTGTTCTTTGCCGTTGCCGCCGCCATTGCCCTGGCCAAAGACGAAAAGCCCACCGCTGCGTTCGCCGCGGTGATTGGCTTCCTGACCATGCATATGGGCATCAGCTACAGTCTGTTGAGCCAGGGGATTACCGCGCAAACCACCACGCCGGCCTACCTGACCGCGCACGGCATGGGGCGCACCGAGGCGTTGATGTACTCCGCCGAATTTAGTGCAACGCTGGGCATATTTTCTTACCAGATGAGCGTGCTGGGCGGGGTGATTGCCGGTCTGATCACCGCGTTTTTGCATAACCGCTATTACACCATCGTGCTGCCGACGGCGATTAACTTCTTCGGTGGGCGGCGCTTTGTGCCGATCGTTACCGTACTGGTGATGCCGCTGGTGGGGATTGCGCTGTCGCTGATTTGGCCAACCATCGGTGCCGGCATTGCCTGGATTGGTCGGTTGATTGGCCATTCCGGCATTTATGGCACCTTTGTCTATGCCTTCACCGAACGAATTCTGATCCCCACCGGTCTGCATCACATCCTCAATGAAACCGTGCGTTTCACGCCGATTGGCGGGGTTTCGCCGCCGTTTCATGGTGAAAGCATCGTCGGCGCGCTGAACATTTTCAATACCGCACTGGCCAATCCCGGCGCCTTTACCGATCAGGTGGTGCGTGGCGCCACCCGTTTTCTGGCGCAGGGCAAAATCCCGGTGATGATGTTCGGTATGCCGGCAGCGGCGTTGGCGATTTATCACTGTGCGCGGCCAGAACATAAAAAACGCGTTAAGGCGCTGATGATGGCCGGCGCGTTGGCGTCCTTTACCACCGGCATTACCGAACCGCTGGAATTCACCTTTATCTTCGTGTCACCGCTGTTGTTCGTCTTCCATGCGATAATGAGCGGCCTTTCCTTTGCGCTGATGCAGCTGTTTGGCGTGATGATTGGCAACGTACAGGGCGGTGCGATCGATTTTCTGGTCTTCGGCGTGTTGGGGGGCAGCCAGACCGCATGGTGGTATCCGCTGTTGCTGGGCGCGATCTATTTCCCGCTGTATTACTTCACCTTCCGCTTGGTCATTACGCGTATGCAGGTCAAAACCCCTGGTCGCGAGGACGACGACAGCGCATCGCCGCCCGAGGTGGTGGTGGCACCCAACGAGCAGGTGGCGCGCATTATCGTCGGCCTGGGCGGTAAAGAGAACATTCAACTGGTGGATTGCTGCTTTACCCGCCTGCGGGTCAAGGTGGTGAACATGGATGACATCGACGACGAGGCGCTGATGGCCAGCGGTGCCAGCGGTATCAAACGCGCCAGCGACGAGGATATTCAGGTTATTTACGGTTTGCAGGTCGAGAAGATCGCCAATCAGGTCAAGCAGGCGCTGGCGTAA
- a CDS encoding LacI family DNA-binding transcriptional regulator produces the protein MTRRQATLEDVAIEAGVSQQTVSRVLNNPAIVAERTRKKVLAAMNTLNYVPNRSAQILAGKALPTFGLITTSLALHAPSQIASSFKHHAELAGYQVAISMLKTGQLPSLQSALNEFRAQKINSVVMSLPLEKADAETLTRDNPDIRLLFLDVPPAAQVCHLGFLHSDGTASSVNLLLDLGHRKFGLLAGPESSISARLRLACWRDTLYQAGITEVDTEYGDWSANSGWIKTVELFSRHPDITAMLVASDQMALGVMSALRQINKRIPQDVSVIGYDDTPDSQYFHPALTTVRQDFDLIGKRAVDHLVGMKDRPHQAFNDLLPTTLVVRQSTAAPYASNAENPLIRQLQALVQQL, from the coding sequence ATGACCAGACGTCAGGCAACCCTGGAAGATGTGGCAATAGAAGCGGGCGTATCGCAGCAAACCGTGTCACGAGTATTGAACAACCCGGCTATCGTCGCTGAACGCACGCGCAAAAAAGTACTGGCCGCGATGAATACGCTCAATTATGTGCCCAACCGCTCGGCGCAGATCCTGGCTGGCAAGGCGTTGCCGACCTTTGGCTTGATCACCACCTCGCTGGCGCTGCATGCCCCGTCGCAAATCGCCTCATCATTCAAGCATCATGCGGAACTGGCCGGCTACCAGGTGGCGATCTCGATGTTGAAAACCGGTCAGTTGCCGAGCCTGCAATCGGCGTTGAACGAATTCCGCGCGCAAAAGATCAACAGCGTGGTCATGAGCCTGCCGCTGGAAAAAGCCGATGCCGAAACCCTGACCAGAGATAATCCCGACATCCGGCTGCTGTTTCTCGACGTTCCCCCCGCCGCACAGGTGTGCCACCTCGGTTTTCTGCACAGCGACGGCACCGCCAGCAGCGTCAATCTGCTGCTCGACCTGGGACACAGAAAATTCGGTTTGCTGGCCGGTCCGGAAAGCTCCATTTCGGCCCGCCTGCGTCTCGCCTGTTGGCGCGACACGCTGTATCAGGCGGGCATCACCGAAGTCGATACCGAATACGGCGACTGGAGCGCCAACAGCGGCTGGATAAAAACCGTGGAACTGTTCAGCCGGCACCCGGATATCACCGCGATGCTGGTGGCCAGCGATCAGATGGCGCTGGGGGTGATGAGCGCCTTACGGCAAATCAATAAGCGCATACCGCAGGATGTTTCGGTGATTGGCTATGACGATACCCCCGACAGTCAGTATTTCCATCCGGCGCTGACCACGGTGAGGCAGGATTTTGATCTGATCGGCAAGCGTGCGGTCGATCATCTGGTGGGGATGAAGGATCGACCGCACCAGGCGTTTAACGATCTGTTGCCGACGACCCTGGTGGTCAGGCAGTCCACCGCGGCCCCTTACGCGTCAAACGCGGAAAATCCGCTGATCCGGCAACTGCAGGCGCTGGTACAGCAACTGTAG
- a CDS encoding beta-galactosidase: MKHHIYAVNAVSPDSVLQQVIARQDWQNPAICHLNRLPAHPQFRSWRALEPARDNRRSEQRASLDGEWRFAYLARPEAADPRWLVEDSPESRPVSVPSNWQMDGYDAPIYTNVRYPIATRPPLVPEDNPTGCYSREIDIPADWLSSGSTRIIFNGVNSAFHLFCNGRWIGYSQDSRLPAEFDLTDALHAGGGNRLCVMVMRWSAGTWLEDQDMWRMSGIYRSVSLLHKPDAHLADFQLTAGLDSEYRHGTLQASVQVAVGKATLSGLQVDLSLWRGDEKIAGQRQPLGSAAVDERGGYAERVTFGLPVAAPDLWSAELPHCYRAVIALYDADGQLIEAEAADTGFRRVEIVDGLLKLNGQPLLIRGVNRHEHHPQRGQAISEEDMLQDILLIKQNNFNAVRCSHYPNNPRWYELCDRYGLYVVDEANIETHGMVPMGRLSDDPAWFPAYSARVTRMVQCNRNHPSIIIWSLGNESGHGSLHDALYRWLKSSDPSRPVQYEGGGANSAATDIICPMYARVDEDQQIPAVPKWSIKKWIGMPGEQRPLILCEYAHAMGNSLGNFDEYWRAFRQYPRLQGGFVWDWADQSLLKNDLNGVPAPAYGGDFNDTPNDRQFCMNGLVFADRTPHPSLHEAKQAQQFFQFSLLSTAPLELAVSSEYLFRPSDNERLHWRIEQDGREWRSGELPLAIAPQGSSVIVLAEAGDLPANARDLYLIVEVIQPQATAWSPAGHRVAWQQFRLPTALVLPDVVKAAGCPQLQQHEDGYRVSHGEQQWRVDRASGLLSQWTVAGVDKLISPFTDQFVRAPLDNDIGVSEVERCDPNAWVERWKKAGLYDLQRVCAHCTAQAYADRVEICSTFHYRYGEEILIVSRWQMVIDGQGALTISVEGQRAEHLPALARIGMVFQATPDAAEVEWLGLGPHENYPDRRQSACFSRWRLPLSEMVTPYVFPTENGLRCDTRELNWAGWHIDGLFHFSIMPYGSKQLMEVDHWHLLRAEAGIWITLDAQHMGVGGDDSWTPSVHDAWLLQDSQWRYQVTIKHR, from the coding sequence ATGAAGCATCATATTTATGCGGTAAACGCGGTGTCACCGGACAGTGTCCTCCAGCAGGTCATTGCCCGACAGGACTGGCAAAATCCGGCGATCTGCCATCTCAACCGCTTGCCGGCCCATCCGCAGTTTCGCAGTTGGCGTGCACTTGAACCGGCCAGGGATAACCGGCGCTCCGAACAGCGGGCGTCGCTGGATGGCGAATGGCGTTTTGCCTACCTGGCGCGGCCAGAAGCGGCCGATCCTCGCTGGCTGGTTGAGGATAGCCCGGAAAGTCGGCCCGTCAGCGTACCTTCCAACTGGCAAATGGACGGCTATGATGCGCCGATCTACACCAACGTCCGTTATCCGATAGCCACCAGACCGCCGTTGGTGCCGGAGGATAATCCCACCGGCTGCTATTCGCGCGAGATCGACATTCCCGCTGACTGGTTGAGCAGCGGCAGCACCCGCATCATCTTCAACGGCGTTAATTCGGCGTTTCACCTTTTTTGCAATGGCCGCTGGATTGGCTATTCGCAGGACAGTCGTCTGCCGGCCGAGTTTGATTTAACCGACGCGCTGCATGCCGGTGGCGGCAATCGCCTCTGCGTGATGGTGATGCGATGGAGCGCGGGAACCTGGCTGGAAGATCAGGATATGTGGCGCATGAGCGGCATCTACCGTTCGGTCTCGCTGCTGCATAAACCGGACGCTCATCTGGCGGATTTTCAGCTGACTGCCGGGCTGGATAGCGAATATCGCCACGGCACGCTGCAGGCTTCTGTCCAGGTGGCGGTGGGTAAGGCGACGTTGAGCGGGTTACAGGTTGACCTGTCGCTATGGCGCGGTGATGAAAAGATTGCCGGTCAACGCCAGCCGCTCGGCAGCGCGGCGGTTGATGAGCGCGGTGGTTATGCCGAACGGGTGACGTTTGGGCTGCCGGTGGCGGCACCGGATTTATGGAGCGCGGAATTGCCGCATTGCTATCGCGCCGTTATTGCCCTGTATGACGCCGATGGACAACTGATTGAAGCCGAGGCGGCGGACACCGGTTTTCGCCGCGTCGAGATCGTCGACGGACTGCTGAAACTCAACGGCCAGCCGCTGCTGATCCGTGGCGTCAACCGACACGAGCATCATCCGCAACGCGGTCAGGCCATCAGCGAAGAGGATATGCTGCAGGATATTCTGCTGATAAAGCAGAACAACTTTAATGCGGTGCGTTGTTCACATTATCCCAATAATCCCCGTTGGTATGAGCTTTGCGATCGTTATGGGCTGTATGTGGTGGACGAGGCCAATATCGAGACGCACGGCATGGTGCCGATGGGACGGCTCAGCGACGATCCGGCCTGGTTCCCGGCCTACAGCGCCCGAGTCACCAGAATGGTGCAGTGTAACCGCAATCATCCCTCAATCATCATCTGGTCGCTGGGCAATGAATCGGGGCATGGCAGTCTGCATGACGCGCTGTATCGCTGGCTCAAAAGTAGCGATCCTAGCCGTCCGGTGCAGTATGAAGGCGGCGGCGCCAACAGCGCGGCGACGGATATCATTTGCCCGATGTATGCTCGGGTGGACGAGGATCAGCAGATCCCGGCGGTACCCAAATGGTCGATAAAGAAATGGATCGGCATGCCGGGCGAACAGCGTCCGCTGATCCTGTGCGAATACGCCCACGCGATGGGTAACAGCCTCGGCAATTTTGACGAGTACTGGCGCGCATTTCGTCAGTATCCCCGCTTGCAGGGCGGGTTTGTCTGGGACTGGGCCGACCAATCGCTGCTCAAGAACGACCTGAATGGCGTACCGGCGCCGGCCTATGGCGGTGACTTCAACGATACGCCGAACGATCGCCAGTTCTGCATGAACGGCCTGGTGTTTGCCGACCGCACGCCGCACCCGTCGCTGCACGAAGCCAAACAGGCGCAGCAGTTCTTTCAGTTTTCGTTGCTGAGCACGGCGCCGCTCGAACTGGCCGTCAGCAGCGAATACCTTTTCCGCCCTAGTGACAACGAGCGGTTGCATTGGCGCATTGAACAGGACGGGCGCGAATGGCGGTCCGGTGAGCTGCCGCTGGCCATTGCGCCACAGGGGAGTAGCGTGATTGTCCTGGCTGAAGCGGGCGATTTGCCAGCGAACGCCCGCGATCTCTACCTGATCGTCGAGGTTATCCAACCGCAGGCCACCGCCTGGTCGCCGGCAGGGCACCGTGTCGCATGGCAGCAGTTCCGCTTGCCGACGGCGCTGGTATTGCCAGACGTTGTCAAAGCGGCCGGTTGCCCGCAACTGCAACAGCATGAGGACGGGTATCGGGTTTCGCACGGCGAGCAGCAGTGGCGGGTCGACCGCGCCAGCGGTCTGTTAAGCCAATGGACGGTGGCGGGCGTGGATAAACTGATTTCGCCGTTTACCGACCAGTTCGTGCGCGCACCGCTGGATAATGACATTGGCGTCAGCGAGGTGGAGCGCTGCGATCCCAACGCCTGGGTTGAACGTTGGAAAAAGGCCGGACTTTATGATTTGCAGCGGGTTTGCGCTCACTGCACGGCGCAGGCTTACGCGGATCGGGTGGAGATCTGCAGTACCTTCCATTACCGCTATGGTGAGGAAATCCTGATCGTCAGCCGCTGGCAGATGGTGATTGACGGCCAGGGCGCGTTAACCATCAGCGTCGAAGGGCAGCGCGCCGAACATCTGCCCGCGCTGGCGCGTATCGGTATGGTTTTCCAGGCCACACCGGATGCCGCCGAGGTCGAGTGGCTAGGACTGGGGCCGCATGAGAACTATCCCGATCGCCGGCAGAGCGCCTGTTTTTCACGCTGGCGTCTGCCGCTGAGTGAAATGGTCACCCCGTATGTCTTCCCGACGGAAAATGGCCTGCGCTGCGACACCCGCGAGCTCAACTGGGCCGGTTGGCACATCGACGGATTATTCCATTTTTCCATCATGCCTTACGGCAGCAAACAGTTAATGGAGGTCGACCATTGGCATCTGCTGCGTGCCGAAGCGGGTATCTGGATCACGCTGGATGCCCAGCACATGGGCGTCGGCGGCGACGATTCCTGGACGCCGAGCGTGCATGACGCGTGGTTGTTGCAGGACTCGCAATGGCGTTATCAGGTCACTATCAAACATCGGTAA
- a CDS encoding MFS transporter codes for MKLTQLSAQERHNFIYFMLFFFFYYFIMSAYFPFFPIWLADVNHLTKTETGLVFSFIALFAIIFQVAFGLISDKLGLRKHLLWAIVILLILFAPFFIYVLAPLLQYNIYAGALAGGLYLGFVFSGGAGAVEAYIERVSRTNRFEYGKVRVSGCVGWAICASITGLLFSINPNITFWIASGFGIVLAILLIVSRPQPHQTAQVLDKLGANQREFSLTMALELLKMPRFWAFLLYVVGVASIYDVFDQQFANFFKGFFSSPQRGTEIFGFVTTGGELLNACIMFCAPFIINRIGAKNALLVAGAIMSLRIIGSSFASSGIEVIVLKTLHMFELPFLLVGTFKYISSVFDPRVSATLFLIGFNLSKQLSGVVLSAWVGRMYDSVGFHQAYLILGLITSVFTIISYFTLTGRSLSSAVEANPAPR; via the coding sequence ATGAAACTGACTCAACTCTCGGCGCAAGAACGGCATAATTTTATTTATTTTATGCTGTTTTTCTTTTTTTACTATTTCATCATGTCGGCGTACTTTCCTTTTTTCCCGATATGGCTGGCGGATGTCAATCATCTGACCAAGACTGAAACTGGGTTGGTTTTTTCATTTATTGCCCTGTTTGCCATTATATTTCAGGTGGCTTTCGGGTTGATCTCCGACAAATTGGGCCTGCGTAAACATCTGCTATGGGCCATCGTTATTCTTTTGATTCTGTTTGCCCCTTTCTTTATTTACGTGCTTGCCCCGTTGTTGCAATACAATATTTATGCCGGCGCGTTGGCCGGAGGATTATACCTGGGGTTTGTGTTCTCCGGGGGTGCCGGCGCGGTAGAGGCCTATATCGAACGCGTCAGCCGCACCAATCGCTTTGAATACGGCAAGGTGCGGGTTTCGGGCTGCGTGGGCTGGGCGATTTGCGCGTCGATTACCGGGTTATTGTTCAGCATCAATCCCAATATCACCTTCTGGATCGCCTCGGGCTTTGGCATAGTATTGGCCATTCTGCTGATTGTTTCCCGCCCGCAGCCACACCAGACCGCGCAGGTGCTGGATAAGCTGGGCGCCAATCAGCGCGAGTTTTCGCTGACGATGGCGCTGGAACTGTTAAAAATGCCGCGTTTCTGGGCCTTTTTATTATACGTGGTTGGCGTTGCCAGTATTTATGACGTGTTTGACCAGCAATTCGCCAACTTCTTCAAAGGCTTCTTTTCATCGCCCCAGCGCGGCACCGAGATTTTTGGTTTTGTGACCACCGGCGGGGAGTTGTTGAATGCCTGCATTATGTTCTGTGCCCCGTTTATCATTAACCGTATCGGTGCCAAAAACGCATTACTGGTGGCCGGTGCCATCATGTCGCTGAGGATCATCGGCTCGTCATTTGCCAGCAGCGGCATCGAGGTCATTGTGCTGAAAACGCTGCATATGTTCGAGCTGCCATTCCTGCTGGTCGGCACCTTCAAATACATTTCTTCGGTGTTCGATCCACGGGTGTCGGCGACGCTGTTCCTGATAGGATTTAACCTGTCGAAACAGCTTTCAGGCGTGGTGCTGTCTGCCTGGGTGGGAAGAATGTATGACTCGGTAGGGTTCCATCAGGCCTATCTGATCCTGGGCCTGATCACCAGCGTGTTTACCATTATCTCCTATTTCACCCTGACGGGGCGCAGCCTGTCGTCAGCGGTAGAAGCGAATCCCGCCCCGCGCTAA
- a CDS encoding amino acid deaminase, which yields MKYQSEMLVPHKSALMNPCANVLNEDVCLPAAVIKKAALMNNIDWMQRYANARGVSLIPHGKTTMTPAIFQWQQRAGAWAIGVGSAWQANAAMASGIQRVLMANQLVGKANMQLISRLKSHYAEVDFICCIDSLANARTLSAFFRQQNQVLDVLVELGVVGGRCGCRSTDSALALAAEIANLPGLRLRGLELYEGVLHGDNPQPQVEALLRDAATLACQMAAYVDGEFILTGAGSVWYDVVCNSWLAAEKPAQCRIAIRPGCYITHDQGIYHQAQQRLIERDPIACELAGDLVSALELVAMVQSVPENHRAVVNFGKRDCAFDAGLPQPVAHYRHGTALPLPAGAISSIGIMDQHCMLSLTPGYDLQPGDILVFGTSHPCLTFDKWKTLLLVDDGYQVEQQLETLF from the coding sequence ATGAAATACCAATCCGAGATGCTGGTACCCCACAAATCTGCGCTGATGAACCCATGCGCCAACGTGCTCAACGAAGACGTGTGTCTGCCTGCGGCGGTGATTAAAAAAGCCGCCTTGATGAACAACATCGACTGGATGCAGCGTTATGCCAATGCGCGCGGAGTTTCGTTGATACCGCACGGTAAAACCACCATGACGCCCGCGATTTTTCAGTGGCAGCAACGGGCAGGCGCCTGGGCTATCGGCGTTGGCAGCGCCTGGCAGGCAAATGCAGCCATGGCGAGCGGTATCCAGCGCGTGCTGATGGCTAACCAATTGGTGGGTAAAGCCAACATGCAGCTGATCTCGCGCCTGAAGTCGCATTATGCCGAGGTTGATTTCATTTGCTGTATCGACAGTCTGGCGAATGCACGGACGCTTTCCGCCTTCTTCCGTCAGCAAAATCAGGTATTGGATGTACTGGTGGAACTGGGGGTGGTCGGCGGGCGCTGTGGCTGTCGCAGCACTGACAGCGCGCTGGCACTGGCTGCGGAAATCGCCAACTTACCGGGGTTACGTCTACGCGGGCTGGAATTATATGAAGGCGTCTTGCATGGCGATAACCCGCAACCTCAGGTGGAGGCGCTGCTGCGTGACGCCGCCACCCTTGCCTGCCAGATGGCGGCTTACGTGGACGGCGAGTTTATCCTCACCGGAGCCGGTTCCGTGTGGTATGACGTGGTGTGCAATAGCTGGCTTGCGGCCGAAAAACCGGCGCAGTGCCGCATTGCGATCCGCCCCGGCTGTTATATCACCCACGACCAGGGGATTTATCACCAGGCTCAGCAACGGCTAATCGAGCGTGACCCCATCGCCTGCGAGTTGGCAGGCGACCTGGTCTCCGCCCTGGAACTGGTGGCGATGGTGCAATCGGTGCCGGAAAACCATCGTGCGGTGGTGAACTTCGGCAAACGTGACTGCGCGTTTGATGCCGGCTTGCCGCAGCCTGTCGCCCATTATCGCCATGGAACGGCACTCCCGCTGCCAGCGGGGGCGATAAGCAGCATCGGCATCATGGATCAACACTGCATGCTCAGCCTGACTCCCGGCTACGACTTACAGCCCGGCGATATTCTGGTATTTGGCACCTCCCACCCGTGTCTGACATTCGATAAGTGGAAAACGCTGCTGTTGGTTGATGATGGCTACCAGGTCGAACAACAGCTGGAAACCTTATTCTGA
- a CDS encoding N-acyl-D-amino-acid deacylase family protein, with amino-acid sequence MKVDWLFRNVTVVDGSGGEQYRADVAVAGDRIVDIAPSLAVTALQTIEGEDGCLLRVFIDVHTHDDTNVIRMPAYLPKISQGVTTVIVGNCGIGAALATIKGEVPDPMNLLGEKVHFIYPSVEAYAHGVEAARPAVNVATLIGHTTLRNNHMDDLFRSATAAEIAAMRLQLREGLQQGALGLSTGLAYASAFNASTEEVMALAEELAGEQGIYTTHLRSEFEPILEALDEAFRIGRHAKVPVVVSHHKCAGANNWGRTVETLALFDRMRQRQEIGCDCYPYSASSSTLDLKQVTDEFDIVITWSHPHAEQAGKTLQQIATDWQLSLHDAAKRLMPAGAIYYNMDERDVRRVLSYPVTMVGSDGLPNDPMPHPRLWGAFPRVLGHYCRDEKLFPLTVAIHKMTGLSAARFRLPQRGLVKVGYYADLVLFDPQTVRDIASFSDPRQPAAGIERVMVNGVMSYGPQQQVIGRAGRFLRRQRQQEGA; translated from the coding sequence ATGAAAGTTGACTGGTTATTCAGGAATGTCACGGTGGTTGATGGCAGCGGGGGTGAGCAATACCGCGCTGATGTGGCAGTGGCGGGCGATCGCATTGTGGATATTGCACCGTCGCTCGCGGTCACAGCGCTGCAGACCATTGAGGGTGAGGACGGGTGCTTGCTCCGGGTTTTTATTGATGTTCATACCCACGATGATACCAACGTCATCCGCATGCCGGCCTATCTGCCAAAGATAAGCCAGGGGGTGACGACGGTGATCGTTGGCAACTGCGGGATCGGTGCCGCGCTGGCGACCATCAAGGGCGAGGTGCCAGATCCGATGAACCTGCTGGGTGAGAAGGTGCATTTTATCTACCCTAGCGTGGAGGCCTATGCGCACGGGGTCGAGGCCGCCAGGCCGGCGGTGAATGTGGCAACGCTGATTGGCCACACCACCTTGCGCAACAATCATATGGACGATCTTTTTCGCTCGGCGACGGCCGCAGAAATTGCCGCGATGCGCCTCCAGTTACGTGAAGGGTTGCAACAGGGGGCATTGGGGTTAAGTACCGGGCTTGCCTATGCCAGCGCCTTTAACGCCAGCACCGAGGAAGTGATGGCGCTGGCGGAGGAGCTGGCCGGCGAGCAGGGGATTTACACCACGCACCTGCGTTCCGAGTTCGAGCCGATCCTCGAGGCGCTGGATGAGGCTTTCCGTATCGGTCGTCACGCCAAGGTGCCGGTGGTTGTGTCGCACCACAAATGCGCCGGGGCCAACAACTGGGGGCGCACCGTCGAGACGCTGGCCTTGTTTGACCGCATGCGTCAACGACAGGAGATTGGCTGCGACTGTTATCCGTATTCCGCCAGCTCTTCTACCCTCGATCTCAAGCAGGTGACCGACGAGTTCGACATCGTGATTACCTGGTCACACCCCCACGCGGAACAGGCAGGGAAAACGCTGCAACAGATTGCCACTGACTGGCAGCTGAGCCTGCATGACGCGGCGAAGCGCCTGATGCCGGCCGGTGCGATTTATTACAACATGGATGAGCGGGATGTACGCCGGGTGCTGAGCTACCCGGTGACGATGGTGGGTTCAGACGGACTGCCTAATGATCCGATGCCGCATCCGCGCCTGTGGGGCGCGTTCCCCCGCGTGCTGGGGCATTACTGCCGCGATGAAAAACTGTTCCCGCTCACCGTGGCGATCCACAAAATGACCGGCCTGTCCGCCGCGCGTTTCCGTCTGCCGCAGCGGGGGCTGGTAAAAGTGGGCTACTATGCCGATTTGGTGTTATTCGATCCGCAAACGGTACGCGATATCGCCAGTTTTTCTGACCCCAGACAGCCGGCCGCCGGCATTGAACGGGTGATGGTGAACGGCGTGATGAGCTATGGGCCACAACAGCAGGTTATCGGGCGAGCAGGGCGTTTCCTGCGTCGTCAACGTCAGCAAGAAGGGGCATGA
- a CDS encoding RidA family protein — MSITRYGIDGATGTGGQHLPFARAVAAGGWLYVSGQTPMKNGEVVEGGIVDQSRLAIQNCLDIMDEAGYTLADVVHVKVILTDARYFQSFNKVFSEIFGANPPARICCVADLVVDCKVEVDITCYNASRA, encoded by the coding sequence ATGAGTATTACACGTTACGGGATCGACGGCGCAACGGGAACCGGCGGGCAGCATCTGCCGTTTGCCCGTGCGGTGGCAGCGGGGGGCTGGCTGTACGTGTCCGGCCAGACACCGATGAAAAATGGCGAAGTGGTCGAAGGCGGTATTGTCGATCAATCCCGTCTGGCGATTCAGAACTGCCTGGATATCATGGATGAGGCGGGTTATACCCTGGCAGATGTGGTACATGTCAAGGTGATCCTGACGGATGCACGCTATTTCCAGTCGTTCAATAAAGTATTCAGCGAAATCTTTGGCGCCAATCCTCCGGCACGTATTTGCTGTGTGGCGGATTTGGTGGTTGATTGTAAAGTTGAAGTTGATATTACCTGTTATAACGCGTCACGCGCGTAA